tatatgtatatatctgtgcatatgtaaatgtatgtttatgtgtttatatgtaaaatattatgCTATAATATCACgggtatatattttttaaaatcaattattatagCCATTAATATAGTCATAATTTAATCTATGTCAtactaatttgttatatgaACTAACTCACTAACCTTTttactttattattttattacgaTATACATCTTTAGTttacatacataatacatactatcgaataagagttagggagccatgtcgtgctataagctggatctagctacagaaacatggtacagggtatgaggtgtagcacctgatgacgacctcaaaattcttgcctaatgacgatctcaaaattgttgtatggcaaaatttataattaataactaataactagtagcactctattatcaaaattttctttggcgaccctaccctaattcttttcagtatatattttagttatttcacatgtatatacatacctacatgtacatccctattactattacctgttactaatattactaattattactaattattaccttctattaaaatccaaatccaaataaatattaaatattctgttatttataaaatataatatattaaacataaattattattataattagatctattaaataaatcaaatcaaataaaaattattatattaaattttctttatcaattttattaatcatttataagttacttctttatttgattataatgtatgacatatgaccacatgtatgtgtccggccatcaaaagacagtaccacagtcattagacgtgttggtacacgatggtccttatttatttatatttatttatttttaaaccatgggacaacccatacgtcccatacggagcatatgtatgttactacaacacacttcaacttcactacgttggtgcatttgggaggtgttggagggtgaggctggatcgcaatgagatggatagtattatggcagataatacagtcaccattcggttaacgatatatagttaaccaatcctacgaatatcaaacaaacaaatcatggACACGTTGATAAGTGATAACGGACCGCAGTACACCAGCGCAGAATTTGCCAAATTTACATCAGCATATGGAATTTTGCACATAACGTCATCACCGTTACACCAGCAACCCAACGGTCTTGCGGAAAGAGCAGTACAAACTGTGAAAAATATAATCCACAAATGTCAGGAAACAGGAGACGACGTGTATCTCAGTTTGCTAGATCTTCGTAATACACCAAGAGACAATGACACAGGATCGCCATCACAGCGCCTAATGGGACGGCGAGCCAAAACTAGACTACCGATCACAACTAAACTGCGTCAACCATCATACATTGCGCCAGAAACCGTTACGTCAAAACTCATGGACTATCGGTCAAAACAGAAACAATATTATGATCAAGGCACAAAGAAACGCGAAGAGCTCAAACCTGGAGACTCAGTAAGAATAAAAACACCGGGAGGATGGAAACCCGCAGAGTTTGTAGGTCCTGCAAATTACCCACGTTCTTATGTAGTGAAAGCAGGTAACAGCGGAAGAGAATACCGTAGAAACTCAAGTATGCTGATGAAAACGCGAGAAGATTCAATCGTGGTTCGACCAAATGACCAACCACAAATGCGAGAAGATCCAATCATGGTTCAACCAGACAACAAACGACAATTAACAGTACCGATCGGTGGGTCAAAACCCAATCAATATGGCAGCACACTTGCTACTGCAAAATGAATTCCAGTCAGCAACACGCCACGACAACCAAAATCAGCAGGGACACAACCTCCGAGCAAACCGATGGACAAAACACCAATCATAGACTCATCCATTCAGTCACGGTCTGGAAGGCTATTGCGTCGACCAGCTTACTTGTCCGACTACACCAAGTGAAACAGTGTTGCAGTGTTGTTAGTGAAATTCTAGTCACATGTGGAAAGGCCATAATAATGCCTATGTGATGCATTAGTGAGAAATCCTAGAAAAGTACCTAGTCATTATCATGTTATCTAGGCATTATGTTGAAATGTGAATGTACTGTATAAACCTTCAGTTAGTTTGTTATATTTCAAAGTTGATGGTATCGGAAAGTCAAAGGAAAAATATATCTATTTCTCTTTTGTTTAGTAGCCTATGTAGATTCATGGTGAACTTTCAAAGGTATAAGACTCTTCACACTTGGACAGTAAATTGTAATCTCAGATTAATATTGAGTAATTTAATTATCCATTGTACATCACTTTAATTCAAAGGAAAGGGGAAGTAATATACTGAattagagttatccttcttgAAATGTTGGTATTGTATTGCGCATGTTTGGTATCAATAAAGACTTCCTGTTTACCACGATGGCTGCCTCCATCATAATATTacactgaggacctactctaacccggatcccccaCAGGACCAGATTTAACGACAACGAAAATTTCAgtaaaatgatacatgtaacaaacaaTACATCAATTACTGCAGTGTGTCGTCCGTGTAGCATTATAGTGTGTAACGCGCTCGGTTCTCACCGCTGCAAGTCGAGTTCGATTCatgtgatcggcagtggttctatgtgagagggtatggtggtcgcTCGCTCGGACATATGGGTTTCCTCCAGATACCCCTCTTTCCTCCCAAAGAAATACCCCAGCGACAATTAACATCACACAAGTCGGTAAATAGCTAGTGTATATATAGGCTATAGCTAATGTTCCTTGTTGTTACGTCCGACTTCGAAAATAAAGACTATTATTATTATCCGATGAATTTACAGGAAAGTTCTGAAATTTTAGAGACTATTTTGTGTTTTAGCAATATTTGTAACTGAAGGAGGAACAGACAACACTCCACaagtcttttttctttttaaagaaagtaggtcaaggtcacaaaatgaaatatgattgtATCACAAGGttgtcttgtcataaagaatctatatacaaacaaaaagCTTATGGGCAACATCGCTCACGTGAGTGAACTTGgtcaatatttaaagattttccctgaaAACAAtgtattcccatataaaactttgatctctgttgtaccctcccccccccctccccccagggggggggggggggggcatgatttttacaaacttgaatctgcactatgcaggaagctttcattcaaatgaaaacatttctggcccagtggttcttgagaaggtttcCCCTATAtagttgtatgtaaaacgttgatcctctattgtggccccatcctacccccggggactaGGCTAGTGACATGGTCACAAAAACATGAGCATATTACACCAATTCTCATATCGCTTCACTGGTTACCTGTGACATATCGAACGAAATATTTAAACTCCTGTTGTATACTTTCAAGGCTCTACATGGATTAGCTCCTGCATACATCCAGGAACTTGTTCAAGTCTGCCATCCACATCGAACACTTTGTTCTGCGGATTCGTTATATACCTTCTAAAGTCACGCGCTTGTACTACATGTGAATGTATGGCGAGAGACTGTTTGATGTTTCTTCATCTCTATGGAACTGCCTCCCGTTGAATATTCGTGTTCAttagctgggttttttttaaaaaacaaacttaaaacatatctttttaaacttgcatttaCTAGTCTGTAATTGGGTATTTATgaatagttattttaaaaaataattaaaaaatacataaaattaaaaaaaaataatttaaaaccaCCTTAGTTTTAGTATTATTACATGcctttttctatgtatttattgttctttgtttgttttggggttttggtggggtttttttgggttgtttttttaccATTTAAAGCACATTAGAGTAATTGTCTTAATTAGATAAAGCACTATATATAAaagtataataatgataattattatttcaacaaacttgaacctgcactacgTCATAAAGCTGTTATATAAGTACCTtcttggcccagtggttcttaagaagatttttaatgatttcctctatatgtttgtatgtaaaagtttgattccgtattgtggccccatcctatccccggaggccatgattttaacaaacttgaatctgtactatgccaggaagctgtcatgtaaagaGGTATAGCACATTTGCTGACGATATGGCCGACTCggaaatctaaatggaaaacgccggtttccaataatagactggcgtgttatatttgaatataaggccaacgtttttgaTGTTTCGTTAATGGAGATATataactgccgcagtttagcattactgacatttatatgagtcgttctttacTTAATAAACCATTTCCCTATTTgaaatgatgaacagtacaatattttcatagatctgtgcattcatattacacaacaacccttttacatatggcattacttaactcactgttctgacatgactgcagcgcctttaatagatgtcatcagttcatttgcctttggttgataattcgagtgtttagctttgcctaaatatcgtatgacagttgctacatgagtttttaaattttcttttgagaagtcaaactgtataacagttcttttcctcccttgacctatttttacttattacatgctgtgcatttgtgtcctttttcttgtagtatttgtttaacttttcgtcagccacattacggtttgaaaatccCGTGCACACAGGAGCATGTTAGTGaaaacaaacggaactacaaTGATCTCGGAATGAATTCcctttctttaagtcgtaacttgcaaatattagaagttatgatgaaaatgactaatatttgttataatatatgtatcacatttaaaacacacacacacaccccttcaaGAAAAGAcccacaaaaaatgaaaagcaaaagaaagaaaaaagaagaagaaataaaaaaaaagaggaaaatattggacttgaactcggaatgtatgGTTAAAGTGTAAGACAAGATTACCGAGCAtttaaaccactaggccacccacGCATGTGAGTTTAAATgtttaacgtttgacaggctgctaaatctcaaggtaaaattttgagaacgattttttcatattttatccattttcaacaagagggccaccttaaaccaaatttcctcaaacggACTTACATACAGTCATAATCAAGTAAAACaacttcagtgttttatttctggtttaaggtggccttttgcaacagctTGCAATTTGttatgcccattacgttacatctactatatatac
Above is a genomic segment from Ostrea edulis chromosome 3, xbOstEdul1.1, whole genome shotgun sequence containing:
- the LOC130053652 gene encoding uncharacterized protein LOC130053652, whose product is MDTLISDNGPQYTSAEFAKFTSAYGILHITSSPLHQQPNGLAERAVQTVKNIIHKCQETGDDVYLSLLDLRNTPRDNDTGSPSQRLMGRRAKTRLPITTKLRQPSYIAPETVTSKLMDYRSKQKQYYDQGTKKREELKPGDSVRIKTPGGWKPAEFVGPANYPRSYVVKAGNSGREYRRNSSMLMKTREDSIVVRPNDQPQMREDPIMVQPDNKRQLTVPIGGSKPNQYGSTLATAK